CGAAACGGCGGCAGCAGACCTCGTCAACCGCACGGTCAGCGAGACCACGGGCGGGGTTTTGGTATTCCTCCCTGGAGAAGGAGAAATCCGCCGCGTGATGGGCGCACTGACCGTCCCAAAAGGCGCAGCCGTGCGCCCGCTATTCGGCGCGTTGCCGTTCAAAGAGCAACGCGCGGCGATTGCGCCGGAAGAGGGCGTGCGCAAAATTGTGCTGGCGACATCAATTGCCGAAACCTCCCTGACGATTGAAGACGTGCGCGTCGTCGTCGACGCAGGCCGTGCGCGGCGGGCACGGTTCGATCCCGGATCGGGAATGTCGAGATTGGTCACGGAAAAAGTATCACGTGCGGAGGCCACCCAACGCCAAGGCCGCGCAGGGCGCGTCCAACCGGGCATATGCTACCGGTTGTGGACCCGGGCGGAGGAAGGCGCATTGCCCGCGTTCCCGCCCGCAGAGATTGAGGCGGCAGACCTGACGGGACTCGCACTTGAGCTGGCCAACTGGGGAGCCGCGCCACAGGATCTGGCCTTTCTCACCCCACCGCCCGAAGGCGCGTTCGCGGAAGCGCAAGCCCTGCTCGAGATGTTGGGCGCGTTAGATGCTGGACGGATCACTGAACACGGGCGCACGCTCGCCGCCATGCCATTGCACCCGCGTTTGGGGCACATGCTGGCAAACTCAGGCACGGGCGGGCCAGCCTTGGCCGCACTTCTGGGCGAACGTGACCCGTCAGGGCGTGCGGCAGGAACTGATATGTCCGCACGAATGAAACTGCTGAACGGCGCAGTACCACCGCAGGTCAACCGCGGCGTGGTGGAACGGGTGCGCGCGGAGGCCAAACGACTGAGCCGATTTGCTGGCGGCACCGAACGCAGCTTGGGCGAGATGGCAGCGCTCGCCTACCCCGACCGCATCGGATTGCGACGCCCGGGCAAGGATGCGCGTTACGTCCTGTCGGGCGGCAAAGGCGCCGTGATCGACGGAGGTGACACGTTGGCAGGGCAACGGCTGATTGTGGCTCTGGATTTGGACGGCGATGCACGAGAAGCCAAGGTGCGGCTGGCTTGTGCGATAAGCGAGGCAGAGCTGCGTGAGCTTTACGCTGGTCAGATCACTTGGGTTGAACTGTGCGAGTGGTCCAAACGTGACCGGAAGGTGCTGGCCCGCCGGCAGGAACGGTTCGGGGCTTTGATCTTGGACGACCGCGCGTGGAAAGACGCCGACCCCGATCATATCGCGCAAGCCATGCTGGACGGAGTTCGGCAATTGGGATTGGCATCGCTCAATTGGTCGAAAGCCGCCAGATACCTGCGGGCGCGAGTTTTGTACA
Above is a window of Litoreibacter janthinus DNA encoding:
- the hrpB gene encoding ATP-dependent helicase HrpB is translated as MSLPIEDVVDALVGHMTDGGVCVLQAPPGAGKTTRVPLALLEAGAYDGRLIMLEPRRLATRAAAERMAQTLGEPVGQTVGYRMRGEAKVSKATRIEVVTEGILTRMIQSDPELSGVGCVVFDEFHERSLNGDLGLALVWEARGALRPDLKLMVMSATLDAEPVAELLGNAPVVTSDGRAHPVETRWLDRPLHKDIRFETAAADLVNRTVSETTGGVLVFLPGEGEIRRVMGALTVPKGAAVRPLFGALPFKEQRAAIAPEEGVRKIVLATSIAETSLTIEDVRVVVDAGRARRARFDPGSGMSRLVTEKVSRAEATQRQGRAGRVQPGICYRLWTRAEEGALPAFPPAEIEAADLTGLALELANWGAAPQDLAFLTPPPEGAFAEAQALLEMLGALDAGRITEHGRTLAAMPLHPRLGHMLANSGTGGPALAALLGERDPSGRAAGTDMSARMKLLNGAVPPQVNRGVVERVRAEAKRLSRFAGGTERSLGEMAALAYPDRIGLRRPGKDARYVLSGGKGAVIDGGDTLAGQRLIVALDLDGDAREAKVRLACAISEAELRELYAGQITWVELCEWSKRDRKVLARRQERFGALILDDRAWKDADPDHIAQAMLDGVRQLGLASLNWSKAARYLRARVLYMREGMPDWSDEALLHTLEDWLLPYLSGMRSVEDLKGVDVAEALRAKLNWDQMQALDGGAPAKFTTPLGRDLALDYADGTPALEVRLQEMFGVTQHPRTGPDRLPLKITLLSPASRPVQVTTDLPGFWAGSYADVRKDMRARYPRHPWPEDPTVADPTLRAKPRGT